A stretch of the Coprobacillus cateniformis genome encodes the following:
- a CDS encoding LrgB family protein encodes MDKIFVETMYFGIVLSLLSYWIAVQIRKKFPYPLFNPLLMSALISIAVLSLFHINFDTYNQGAQMITFLLTPSTVCLAVPMYKQSQILMKHLDAILLSLLSGCLAGLLSITVLCLLLNASHTLLFSLLPKSITTAIAIGVSELIGGNSTITVGMVIITGIFGAMIAKTVCHFFKINHPVAIGLALGNSAHAIGTAKAIEFGEIEGAMSSLSIVIAGIFTVVFAPLMASLF; translated from the coding sequence ATGGATAAGATTTTTGTAGAAACTATGTATTTTGGAATTGTATTGAGTTTATTATCATATTGGATTGCTGTTCAAATACGTAAGAAATTTCCATATCCACTTTTTAATCCTTTATTAATGAGTGCACTGATATCAATTGCTGTACTGTCTTTATTTCATATCAATTTTGATACATATAATCAGGGGGCTCAAATGATTACATTTCTATTGACACCCTCAACAGTTTGTTTAGCTGTTCCAATGTATAAACAGAGTCAAATTCTGATGAAACATTTAGATGCTATTTTATTAAGTTTATTGAGTGGGTGTTTGGCAGGTTTGTTAAGCATCACAGTATTGTGTCTTTTATTGAATGCTAGTCATACGTTATTGTTTTCACTTTTACCAAAATCAATTACAACAGCTATTGCTATTGGTGTTTCTGAATTAATTGGAGGAAATTCAACAATCACTGTTGGAATGGTTATTATTACAGGAATTTTTGGTGCTATGATAGCCAAAACAGTTTGTCATTTCTTTAAAATCAATCATCCTGTTGCGATTGGTTTAGCATTAGGAAATAGTGCACATGCGATTGGAACAGCAAAAGCCATTGAATTTGGAGAAATTGAGGGAGCTATGAGCAGTCTATCAATTGTCATTGCAGGTATTTTTACTGTTGTTTTTGCTCCGCTTATGGCAAGTTTATTTTAA
- a CDS encoding AraC family transcriptional regulator — MSTSLGFNTQSYLTNVFKKYVNCTPIEYRNHLDTHQH; from the coding sequence ATTAGCACTTCTTTAGGTTTTAACACTCAAAGTTATTTAACAAATGTTTTTAAAAAATATGTCAATTGTACTCCAATTGAGTATAGAAACCATTTAGATACTCATCAACATTAA
- a CDS encoding lysoplasmalogenase, producing the protein MIFAIYSVFVVMMLLSIKKKSYIIFKTLNSLAFIAVAVYCGITSDHMSMLVGILPGLIGCLAGDFMLATQYKKSFLYGLTCFLIANLCFVIYFINFQSLSIIEFILPVVSIMIVIALSYLPRMDYGVYDKAILAYAFMITLAMVRSVVVYFTLSTPMFLFSMIGFILYFLSDIILLFDKFYECRFKAKLTVFNLITYFYGMFLIALSLIK; encoded by the coding sequence ATGATTTTTGCAATCTATAGTGTCTTTGTCGTCATGATGCTGTTATCCATAAAAAAGAAGTCTTATATTATTTTTAAAACACTTAATAGTTTGGCCTTTATAGCTGTGGCTGTTTATTGTGGTATAACTTCAGACCATATGTCTATGCTGGTAGGGATTTTGCCTGGATTGATAGGTTGTCTAGCAGGAGATTTTATGCTCGCAACCCAATATAAAAAGAGTTTTTTATACGGATTAACCTGTTTTTTGATTGCTAATCTTTGTTTTGTTATTTATTTTATTAATTTTCAATCATTATCTATAATAGAGTTCATTTTACCAGTTGTTTCTATTATGATTGTCATTGCTCTTTCTTATTTGCCACGAATGGATTATGGTGTATATGATAAAGCTATTTTGGCATATGCTTTTATGATTACTTTAGCAATGGTTAGAAGCGTCGTTGTGTATTTCACATTATCAACACCTATGTTTCTATTCTCTATGATTGGTTTTATTCTTTATTTTCTTTCAGACATTATATTGCTGTTTGACAAGTTCTATGAATGTCGCTTTAAAGCAAAATTAACTGTATTCAATTTAATAACATATTTTTATGGCATGTTTCTTATTGCTTTAAGTTTAATCAAATAG
- a CDS encoding PRD domain-containing protein, whose translation MITTRDEIIDYMEVCTQTRKDKDIQIFSANHVADELKISRSLASQYLNELFKEKCLIKVLTRPVLFFHRKTLEQQGGFVFQQLDFLSINELQTYLQNHSRQDYAFEDIIEAYGSLKGIIDNFKACMKYPTRGLPLVLIGEKGTGRKNLIRAVYKYMLSQNIIETHSQLIVIDMADLQNKNDILDILFGNPHKKDIYPSQILQSQNGMVYIRNAQYLSLPLIQKIIRYFNPECSDDDLYVLCSQSTARIVLEATMSHQQQLDMFQDIPIICTMPTLYERYNEEKEAYIYRYFQSESRKIGKKIIVSTNVMGKLMAYQYTDNIDGLENVIQIICANANADHHQEDHLKIYTYHLPVPILSVESHDMTEYKNELSFIDVQGYQQGQENQQVERIFDALLQDTEKFFMSNDGQLDEFMNVMKRHYHQYFEYLQFHKRCDQKQIRHIELSINDIIDTIFENYNVNEPTNFTSLISKSIYFIKENRSFMNTWFTTHHQKIHELSLFIQQSFKNEYEMIECIHLYIYDSLGIKFDEINKTIFTVLLADYIRGIVKKKCLGIIVSHGYSTATSIADAVNTMIGRNVFDSIDMPIETTTHEIVEKIKQYLVRVVTKNDLLVMVDMGSLQDIGESLMAVAQSDIGVINHVSTGLALEAGYLILKNESLKHILDKVNDISQTSYRLIENTKRKPAILFTSENGVNTARRLSELFIRSLPKNIDVDILTYDYFELMNTIQQTDVFEKKNILFIFGVSNPKIPEVSFVSLEDIMSMNKVDELYRDFSIYLTAHEINEFKRNLMRNFSLENVMKHLTILEPTRLIESVSESIERLQKLLNVEFSNQTIMGLYIHISCLIERLVTKEALNYGDVTKFALEHTDFIAHVKTSFENIFRNYGIDLPLSEMSYLYDYISIDSTNHITRQKRGLL comes from the coding sequence ATGATAACAACGAGAGATGAAATAATCGATTATATGGAAGTGTGTACACAAACAAGAAAAGACAAAGATATTCAAATTTTTTCTGCCAATCATGTGGCTGATGAATTAAAAATTAGTAGAAGCTTAGCCAGTCAGTATTTAAATGAACTATTTAAAGAAAAATGTTTAATTAAGGTTTTGACAAGACCAGTCTTGTTTTTCCATAGAAAAACATTAGAACAACAAGGAGGTTTTGTATTTCAACAGTTAGATTTCCTTAGTATCAACGAATTACAAACTTATCTTCAAAATCATTCCCGTCAAGACTATGCATTTGAAGATATTATAGAGGCATATGGTTCTTTAAAAGGGATTATAGATAATTTTAAAGCTTGTATGAAATATCCTACAAGAGGGTTACCACTTGTTTTAATAGGTGAGAAAGGAACAGGTCGCAAAAATCTTATTAGAGCAGTTTATAAATATATGCTTTCCCAAAATATTATAGAAACACATTCACAATTGATAGTGATTGATATGGCTGATCTTCAAAATAAGAATGATATTCTTGATATCCTTTTTGGAAATCCTCACAAGAAAGACATCTATCCATCTCAAATCTTACAAAGTCAAAATGGGATGGTTTATATTCGTAATGCTCAATATCTTTCATTGCCGCTTATCCAAAAAATTATTCGTTATTTTAATCCAGAATGCAGTGATGATGATTTATATGTGCTTTGTTCCCAATCAACAGCGAGAATCGTTTTAGAAGCAACGATGAGTCATCAACAGCAGCTTGATATGTTTCAGGATATCCCTATTATTTGTACAATGCCAACTCTCTATGAAAGATATAATGAAGAAAAAGAGGCTTATATATATCGGTATTTTCAAAGTGAGTCAAGAAAAATTGGAAAGAAGATTATTGTCAGTACAAATGTTATGGGGAAATTAATGGCTTATCAGTATACCGATAATATTGATGGTTTAGAAAATGTTATTCAGATTATCTGTGCCAATGCCAATGCTGATCATCATCAGGAAGATCATTTAAAAATTTATACATATCATTTACCTGTTCCGATCTTATCGGTTGAATCACATGATATGACAGAATATAAAAATGAATTGTCTTTTATAGATGTTCAAGGTTATCAGCAAGGACAAGAAAATCAACAAGTTGAAAGGATATTTGATGCTCTTTTACAAGATACAGAAAAGTTTTTTATGAGTAATGATGGTCAATTAGATGAATTCATGAATGTTATGAAAAGACATTATCATCAATATTTTGAATATCTACAATTTCATAAAAGATGTGATCAAAAACAGATTCGTCATATTGAATTATCTATCAATGACATCATTGATACAATTTTTGAAAATTATAATGTCAATGAGCCAACCAATTTTACTTCACTCATTTCAAAAAGTATTTATTTTATTAAAGAGAATAGATCATTTATGAATACTTGGTTTACAACACATCATCAAAAAATTCATGAACTCTCTTTATTTATTCAACAATCATTTAAAAATGAATATGAAATGATAGAGTGTATTCATCTTTATATTTATGACTCATTAGGAATTAAATTTGATGAAATTAATAAAACAATCTTTACTGTTTTATTAGCTGATTATATTCGTGGAATTGTGAAAAAGAAATGTTTAGGTATTATTGTTTCTCATGGATATTCAACAGCCACCAGTATTGCTGATGCCGTTAATACAATGATTGGTAGAAATGTCTTTGATTCCATTGATATGCCAATAGAAACAACAACTCATGAAATTGTTGAGAAGATTAAACAGTATTTAGTCAGAGTTGTTACAAAAAATGATTTATTGGTCATGGTTGATATGGGATCTTTGCAAGATATTGGTGAATCATTAATGGCTGTTGCTCAAAGTGATATAGGTGTAATTAATCATGTTTCTACGGGTTTGGCATTAGAAGCAGGATACTTGATTTTAAAAAATGAATCTTTAAAACATATTCTTGATAAAGTCAATGATATTTCACAAACTTCTTATCGTTTGATAGAGAATACAAAACGAAAACCAGCGATTCTCTTTACATCAGAAAATGGTGTCAATACAGCACGTCGTTTATCAGAACTCTTTATTAGAAGTTTACCTAAGAATATAGATGTTGATATTTTAACATATGATTATTTTGAATTGATGAATACAATTCAGCAAACAGATGTCTTTGAAAAGAAAAATATTTTATTTATCTTTGGTGTCAGTAATCCAAAGATACCAGAAGTATCATTTGTCTCTTTAGAAGATATTATGAGTATGAATAAGGTTGATGAACTTTATCGTGATTTTTCAATTTATTTAACTGCCCATGAAATTAATGAATTCAAAAGAAACTTAATGAGAAATTTTTCTTTAGAAAATGTCATGAAGCATTTAACGATTTTAGAACCAACACGATTAATTGAATCAGTATCTGAATCAATTGAGAGACTCCAAAAATTACTCAACGTTGAATTTTCTAATCAAACGATTATGGGGTTATATATTCATATTAGTTGTTTAATAGAAAGACTAGTCACAAAAGAAGCATTAAACTATGGAGATGTGACCAAGTTTGCCTTAGAGCATACAGATTTTATAGCCCATGTGAAAACAAGTTTTGAAAATATCTTTCGTAATTATGGAATAGATCTTCCATTAAGTGAAATGAGTTATTTATATGATTATATCTCTATAGATTCTACAAATCATATAACACGTCAGAAAAGGGGTTTGTTATGA
- a CDS encoding AraC family transcriptional regulator, with product MMALFRTAVIDAGADTKSAFSLGNLYIEKIDKCVNDQVLHKIYMNTITDFCTFVKTKRFHNYPVWMRTCLDYIHAHLHSSITLQELSELVHLTPTYLSVQFKKLSGYSLIEYINRQKIEEAKFL from the coding sequence ATGATGGCTTTATTTAGAACAGCTGTTATTGATGCTGGTGCTGATACAAAATCAGCTTTCTCATTAGGAAATCTGTATATTGAAAAGATCGACAAATGTGTCAATGATCAAGTTTTACATAAAATATATATGAACACTATCACAGATTTCTGTACGTTTGTGAAAACCAAAAGATTTCATAATTACCCTGTCTGGATGAGAACATGTTTGGATTATATTCACGCTCATTTACATAGTTCCATCACACTCCAAGAATTATCAGAGCTTGTTCATCTCACACCTACATATCTATCTGTACAATTTAAAAAGTTATCTGGTTATTCCTTAATTGAATATATAAATAGACAAAAGATAGAAGAAGCCAAGTTTTTATGA
- a CDS encoding CidA/LrgA family protein, with protein sequence MKYIHQFLIIMSISFVGELLSLLPLPVPASVYGLLILLTCLFTGVIKLKDVEDVADWLILIMPVLFVPSAVSLMNVGDELLGDIVVIGVVLVVSTIVVMVTTGKVAQLIIERKENKNG encoded by the coding sequence ATGAAGTATATACATCAATTTTTAATTATTATGTCGATATCATTTGTAGGAGAGTTATTAAGTTTATTACCGTTACCAGTGCCAGCAAGTGTTTATGGATTATTGATTTTATTGACTTGCTTATTTACAGGAGTTATTAAACTTAAAGATGTAGAAGATGTTGCAGATTGGCTGATTTTAATTATGCCAGTTTTGTTTGTTCCTTCTGCTGTCAGTTTAATGAATGTTGGAGATGAGCTCTTGGGGGATATTGTTGTGATTGGTGTTGTACTTGTTGTGAGTACAATTGTTGTCATGGTGACAACTGGAAAAGTTGCACAGTTGATTATTGAAAGAAAGGAGAACAAGAATGGATAA